The genomic stretch tattttattatagctttatttttttttaagatttttttttttaattcatgagagacagatagagagagagagaggcagagacacaggcagagggagaagcaggctccatgcagggagcctgacgtgggactcgatcccaggtctccaggatcccaccctgggctgaaggcggcactaaaccactgagccaccgggctgccctattttattatagttttaaaaccAATTTTGAAAACCTGTGTGtctttacttttaataaaataagaacaaaaccaTAAGTTAATGGAAAAGCCTTTCTATCTCCTACTAGGTGTTACCAAGCTGGTAATAGTTTGAAAAGAGAAAGTGCATGCTTCTCAAAAATGCtgttagtgtccttataagagggagaaTGGGTCATGGAACTTTATGCCTTTCTCACACTTTAGCCACAGACATGAAAAATTATGTACTTGAGCTTTTAAAGTGTTCTTAACGTTAAGTTTATCctaaaacaaatattgttttagAACTTGTCTCACTGGAATTTGGATTCGGAAGTACCTGctcctgaaaataaaaatctcccacCTGGAAAGGATAGTGCAGCAGGTGGTAAGAAATCCTAGAcgtgtgtatttatatttatacatgttGCAAATCTATATTCATATTTATGATATCAATGGCCTCTCATATTAGAGGGGGTTTGTTTTTAATACAACCAGTTTTGTGTAACTATTAATTGTCATTTTTTCCATACATATTCTTTCAGGCAAAATTAACAAGGTAAGGATAAATGTTTGGTTTTAAATCGTtcacaaaacattattttaaaactatatgttcattaaagaaaattttctttctttaaaaatttcaatttcatttctgtAGAGTTCTTCAAACAAGTCAAAGCTCTTTCTGTTCTGCAGGGCTGCAAACTGGTCATtaagttaatatatattttatcatatattttgttCAGTGTGCCAATACCAGAAGTGGAAACTAATGTTGCGTGACTAGTGTTTTGTAGTCACTGCCAAAGGAGAAGTAGTCTCAGCTCTTAAGATATACTGAAGCCGTTAAGATGGTTACTATTTTGTTTTGAAGTAGTGAGGAATctttcatctacttttttttGATCGAAATATAAAACACTTAACTGTTGGTAAAATAAAGTTAATCTTAATGATATTCGAAGCTCATTAGTTAACACTGCTGGTATTTGTAACAGATTATGCTAAATTGCTGCTGAAGTCAGTAAAAACAAATGATATCTGTATGTATAAAAGAGAGTATTTTATGACTTTATATTTCTTGGTTAGAACAAGAACTGTATATTCTTAGAACAATAACAGGAAATAGGGATGTATTGTGTTTAAAAGTCTTCTGCTTCTTTATAGAACCATTTGGAAATTCCAATAGATCAACTGATGCTAGAACTTAATTCGTCAGAGCATGCTCACAAAAGAACGCAggtgagattttattcattataccCAAAGCATTTTTCTTGAAAATGCATGCAGTTACTAAGATGTTGTCCGTGGTTTTTCTGTTATCAGAATAGTAAACAAGGGATGTTTCAGTTATGGAGTTATCCTCTTAACGAAGGAAGTACCATGGAGAACAGGTGAGAGAATATTGATTTTCGTAAACCCCTAAATTAATGAAATACACTTAAATAcacatgagttaaaaaaaatactaaaaaaagataCACGTGAGTTTACTCATCTGAAAtaccaggagaaaaaaacaacCGGAAGAAAAAGTATTGTGTGCCACTTGTGGCAAATTATGGAAGCTCACCCTAAAACAGGAAGTGGCTGGCATACACTGAGGGCATCACTGGAATGTGAAGAATTCAGAGTTTTCTGTGCCCTTACAAGGAGAGTTTACGTGGGTAGAGTTGGAGCTTCTTGTTGAAGGGAAAAAGAAGTGTAACAGAAAAATCATAGTGCATCGGGTAGGAATGATTTCTGTCCCTTGCATATGTGAATCCATTTAACCGCCACAACGATCCTATAAGGCACTGTTGTCAGCAtccctcttttacagatgaggacatggagTCAGGGTGACAAGGtatgtgacttgcccaaagtcatgcaaTGAGTGGATGGAAGAACCAGGCTCATGCAGTATATTGCTTCTCAGACCTTGTGTGGGTTTGATTTCTTAGTTTTTGGTTCTTAAACTTTGGTGCGTGTTGGGACCAGCTTGAACGCTTCTTACAAACAACCACAGGTTACTGCTACGTGGGGATGACATTTATTCAACACCGCGTCACTTTTACACACAGGATGTTGTTTGATGGAGCTCCTGAATCTGAACTAGAGAATTAGTTCCTCAGTTTCGTGCCCACTTTTGAGGGTAGGGTGGCTCACTGGATAGTAGCCGACTCCCCGGCTCCCCATCAGAGGGCCTTACGTCTGTGAGGCTCCCAGTAAAACTCACCTGATGCTGAAGTTTGAGGCGTGAATCCAAGATGTGCTATGGGGACCATAAGGACTAGTGTCCTAAGGGAACGTCAGTGTGAGGGGCATAGGAAAGCCACCTTCACTAGAAAGATCTCCCCTGGGAACAAGGATTTCAAGGTAAGAGGTCAAACGAAATGAATGGAGTTTTATCACACTAACACGGAGCAAACATAAACTGAGTCAGGAGCGGGGCAGTGGCCAGGATTACGAACCAGGGTCCCACCACTCAGCTCCACCACTTAGTAGGTGTGTGACCttaaccactctgtgcctcagtttccttactcaTAAAAGGTAGAAAGTAAAAGTCCCTATTTTatggggttgttgtgaggactgaACAGTATGATGTGTTTGATAGGCATTAGTCACTACTACCGGGGAAGCCTACGTATGTTGCAGAGTTAGAAGTCAGTGTCAATGAAATATCCTAGGACTGAGATTTTTCTCCTCAGTAGCCATCAAGAAGCCCAGAGCATAAAATCAATATCTTTCATctaatgttttacattttgcaaaGTACGCTCATGTAATTGTCCTGCTGCTCAGCCCACCCCAAGGTCGGTACGATCATTACCATTCTGCTCACTGGTGGCAAAGGGGTTCAAACCTAGGTCCTCACGCCCAGATTTCatggtcttttcaataaacaACATGGACTGTGTCTATTATCAATTGTAGGTTTAAAGTGACTTCCTTGTGGTTTTACAAAGTTTACAAGTTAAATATTTAGCTAAATCAAtacatttttactattttctacagaaatgaaagtatttttcaatATCCTTTAATTTGATGTGTTTAAACTGGCATGAGGGGCAggccgggtggcgcagcggtttagcaccaccttcagcccagggcctgatcctggagacccgggatcgagtcccacgtcgggctccctgcatggagcctgcttctccctctgcctgtgtctcagcttctctccttttgtctctctctcattaattaaaaagcaaaaaacaaaacaaaacaaaaaccccaaaaaaactgGAATGAAAGGAAGCAAGAAGATAATGAGACTGTATATGTCAATTAATGCTTCAACTCTTCCAATGTCAGTACTTCaataagcttgaaaaaaaaataaagtaaaaaccaGACTATAAACTCAGTATTCTATGGCATGGCTCTTTTGCAGTTTTCATTCTAATACACTACCTAGAAGCATtactcataaaataaaagaacaccaTCGGATGAAAATTACtatgggataattttttttaattgtatagttttttggttttttactatgaaataatttttggtaaacattgtttttgcttctttttatgtTAGCATGACTTTTTAAAACCACAACAGCTAAAGTAGAAGGCCTTCTTGAGAAACCTAATTACATCCTTTGAGTTTCCTTTTATCTAATACTGGGTGCATAAACATTTCACTATAATTTCACTTTGAGTTGGAGAGCCCGCTTCTCAGATGTCATCACTGCACGTACAATATTAATAACAGGCAAACATATAATTAGCCATCGTTAACCGGTGGCCACTCATACCATAGATGCAGCCAGCCATTTGTGGGTATGATGACCTGGTCACCTGGGCATGCACGAAGGGATGTCCAGATAATAATctaatctatatttttttaaaaatgtatatagttGTATATAATTGAGCATATTTAGAAATGAACATACACCTGTTACAGATACACGGAGGCCGTTGGAAACTAAATGTTAACCAGACTTTGATAATTTTGCTTATTGATTACCATTTTAACAGCATTTTAAGTCTAGTCCACAAACCATtcattaattaaatcattttttaaagggatttcaAAAAGTCTGCAGTGGAAACTGGCTTTAATGTAACCAATAATCCCATGAGGCTCTTCACTCTGAACCACTCACTGACAAGTGCTTCATTCGATAAGCAAGTTGATCCTTACCCAGGACTACAGATGCCGTCAGGTCTCTGCTGGCCCTATGCCGATGGAGACTTCTTTAAGGACAGAAATGAGCCTTATATTAATTTATGTTCAACTGCAGAAAACAATAGTGGTGAATCTTTATGTGCCCCAAACTGGAACTTGAAATATGGAAACAGCAGTGTGGAAGAAAACTTAACAGACGAAAGTGATTTatctgaaaatgaaaaagcaaacgaTAGTTTGCtcagctattttaaaaagatggaccTGAACTTAAAGCcagaaacaatagaaaatgtTGAGGAATCTTTCACAGAGGAACCAAGTGAAGTATTTCCATATCCCgattttctcccttctcctttcaaTACCCTGGACTTGCACAAATTAGCCCTCTCAAAATCTGAAACTTGGAAAGCGACAGTGGAGCCTCCAGAAAGCTCTGTTGAACATTTGATCACTCGTTTACTGGAAATGGAAAGATTACAACATCTGACTATACAAAAAGAGAGGCCCAGACTACAAACTACCTTCTGTGCTCCTGCAGCTACTGAACGACCTTTCTCCTCCAAAGCTATCCCCAAAATGAGACAGCCCAAACTTTCGGACTCTCTGAGTCTTCAGACAACTTGTGTCAATAAAAGtcgtgaaaaaagaaaaagcacttgtGGATCTTGCAAGCTTGAACAAAATGCTTCAAAATGGAATGGGAGCAATGCCGGCAAATGCAAATGGACTTCCAAACCACCATCTCTCAAAAGTTCATCCACCACCAAACAATTGGTTGCAACTTGTGATGACATTAGGAACCTCAAAAGCTCCATTTTAAATCCATGCCAAGAACTCTCAACCAAGGCCACTACTTCCCAGACAGCCCAATCATTGGTTAAAATGGTCTCAACCAGATGTCTGCCACCAAGGTCTCCGATCCCAGTTTCAGCTATACCTCTGTCTTTTCCCGAAAATCAGAGAGAAGAAATTAAGGCACCAAGGACCAAAAAGAAAACTTATCAAAAAAACATTGAATTAAACAAATCACTCTATATTCAGAAGTTAAACTGTTTATCACCTTCCTTTACAGCTAAGGATAAGTGTTCACCCATTGACCAAAAATaacttttctcctcctcttctcaaCGTGAGCAAGTCTTATTTCCAAGAAGCTTGACTAAAACATGCCTCATCATTCCGAGATGCAGGTATTACACACATGAAGAACTTGATGTGACGTGGAGTGGAACTCGTGAAAAGCACTGCTGAGATGTCTAATGTATAAATCCAAGGGCTTCCATACTGACGTACTTGGCAATCTTTTGCATGTTGTgtttcaaaggaatgtttcaCTTAGTAAATCAGTCAAAAGACTATTCTTTTGTTGTGATTGTTTCCCAGAATTCCATCATCAATAAATGCTGTAATCGACTTACTGCTGGTATATTTTTGTGTTCTGTGACAGTCTTAGGAGTGCAGTTACCTCTAGTAGGGACTTACTCTTTGGGTTTTCCTGTTCTGGTGGtatctctttttctttactatttctaAAACCCCCTTAGTCTATCACTTTGACCTATTTAGTTGACCATTAACAGCTAAAATACTTGATTTTGTTGAATTAACATGCAAGATCCTCTAGATCCTCCCatgaatctttaaatttttttcctttcccaggtCCTTTGTCACATACATGAAAGCGAGATCAGTTCTCCCGGGACCTAAAGAGAGCTGTAGGCATGAAACAACCCTCTTCCACTCAGACCTAACAGTTTTCAGAATgtcaaaggaaaaatgagaaaaggttGCTGTCCACATAGCAGCCAGAGTCTATTGTTAATGGCACTTTCCCCCTTAAGTTCTTTGTTGCTGGAAGTCTTAGCCCTGGTTAGTTCATATGCAAACAGCTAAGGCCTCTTTttctaactttcttttctttttctctttcttttttgtatatatatatttttaattgaagttcgatttgcacCAAGGCTTCTTGACTCATTAaaaagaactgtgtgtgtgtgtgtgtgtgtgtgtgtgtgtgtggaagggaGAGCGTGTGAAACAAGTGAAACAAACCAGTTGAGTCGGGGCTCTGGTGCAGGCCCGCGTGCACAGAATCTGAGAGTGGGGTTCAGGGACCCGCATGATAAACCTCCTGCGTGATTTTAATGCAGGGGGTTCTTGGATCACATTTTGAAAGATATTGTAAAGGACAAACTTGATGTAAAATGCACAGCTCAGTTTGGATGTTTGGGGGCGAGGGGATAGTATGTTTTGGTTTTTAGTGGATGATTGGTGAATTCAAATGAGTTTtccttaaacattaaaaaaaaaaaaaagacgaaaacTTCAAGCACTGcccaaaggaaaatgagaagtaaAAGGCTATCCCCACTCCCAGCCACCTGCCAAGGCATGGTCAGTATTACACTTAGTGGATCATCCTCCcgccacccctccctccccccccgcccgccccatcCCAGCAAGATGAAATATTCCAGATAGGGACAGGGCAGATGAATTAAAGGATGATTCAAGTCCATGTTGAAGAGAGCAACTGCAGCTtcagtttcttctatttttagtAAAAGAATAAGGCTCAAAGAGTTCTTAGAAGCAGAGGACAGAATGCTTAGTTTTTAGGTTAATTTCAAAGGATTTTCTGGAACCATACCAACACAATAGAAAATAAGTGTAACTGTTCAGGACCTTATTATAGGACAGGATTTTACCTCCACCCCACAGCTGGTGTCACCATCCACAGAAACAGAGAATGGGTCACAGAACAGATGGTCTCGCCACTGGTCTTCCCCACCAGCCACCCTTCCTCCCCTCAAAGTTCTCATGGAGTCTTGAGCCTCATTCGGCAGCCCTCATCCCCCTTCTCGTTTCTACCTTCTTTACCTGCTTGGATTTTACCCACTCACCGTTAGGGTTGTAATGATGTAATTTCCACCTGTGAAAACATCAGGAAAGGGACATGCCTGTTCCACTGTACGTACCCCCAACAATCATCGCCCGGCATTGGAGGCGCCCTTCAAAGTACTTGATTAAGGAAGGGGCTTGGCCCGGCCTGGAGGACAGTTGGGGGACACGGCAGCTACGAGCACTGGCCGCACAGCCAGATGGAGTTTGAACCCAGGCTCTGTCACTTGACAGCTCCGCACTCAGGCAGGCCCCTTAAGCTCAGTTCTTCACTTTCCTAATGGGTAAGGTGAGTAGAGCATCTTTTATCTCACAGAATCATATGAGGATCAAGTGGCTGGCAAGTTAAAAAACTGATGAGGGAAACTAGGAGTGACACAGAAAGGCCACACTGAATGGAAGGAGCTGCCTCGGCACTGGAGTTAACAACTCAGATGATGAAGGTCCTGCTTCTCGCGAGGCCAGTGCCAGGCATCCGGTACATGGTAGGGGGTAGTGAAGACACAATCCCGTTTTCAAGAAGACCCAGAGTGGGAGTGGACGTGGGAGA from Canis aureus isolate CA01 chromosome 37, VMU_Caureus_v.1.0, whole genome shotgun sequence encodes the following:
- the FAM217A gene encoding protein FAM217A isoform X1; this encodes MARLTQRAVVSPEHLPLPLGHGGCDKISWLPEEKVFSNVQREKIISKFLKESVLKRVFRSKQMRWDSSDHQKEGPGYSFPGTRKKPEAAGAPAQPFAPPAEGPGARGGGRGDDGGDHTWACGALGILRKQRSKIGRRSGESGGSSPGAPGTPPQNLSHWNLDSEVPAPENKNLPPGKDSAAGGKINKNHLEIPIDQLMLELNSSEHAHKRTQNSKQGMFQLWSYPLNEGSTMENRDFKKSAVETGFNVTNNPMRLFTLNHSLTSASFDKQVDPYPGLQMPSGLCWPYADGDFFKDRNEPYINLCSTAENNSGESLCAPNWNLKYGNSSVEENLTDESDLSENEKANDSLLSYFKKMDLNLKPETIENVEESFTEEPSEVFPYPDFLPSPFNTLDLHKLALSKSETWKATVEPPESSVEHLITRLLEMERLQHLTIQKERPRLQTTFCAPAATERPFSSKAIPKMRQPKLSDSLSLQTTCVNKSREKRKSTCGSCKLEQNASKWNGSNAGKCKWTSKPPSLKSSSTTKQLVATCDDIRNLKSSILNPCQELSTKATTSQTAQSLVKMVSTRCLPPRSPIPVSAIPLSFPENQREEIKAPRTKKKTYQKNIELNKSLYIQKLNCLSPSFTAKDKCSPIDQK
- the FAM217A gene encoding protein FAM217A isoform X3 produces the protein MRWDSSDHQKEGPGYSFPGTRKKPEAAGAPAQPFAPPAEGPGARGGGRGDDGGDHTWACGALGILRKQRSKIGRRSGESGGSSPGAPGTPPQNLSHWNLDSEVPAPENKNLPPGKDSAAGGKINKNHLEIPIDQLMLELNSSEHAHKRTQNSKQGMFQLWSYPLNEGSTMENRDFKKSAVETGFNVTNNPMRLFTLNHSLTSASFDKQVDPYPGLQMPSGLCWPYADGDFFKDRNEPYINLCSTAENNSGESLCAPNWNLKYGNSSVEENLTDESDLSENEKANDSLLSYFKKMDLNLKPETIENVEESFTEEPSEVFPYPDFLPSPFNTLDLHKLALSKSETWKATVEPPESSVEHLITRLLEMERLQHLTIQKERPRLQTTFCAPAATERPFSSKAIPKMRQPKLSDSLSLQTTCVNKSREKRKSTCGSCKLEQNASKWNGSNAGKCKWTSKPPSLKSSSTTKQLVATCDDIRNLKSSILNPCQELSTKATTSQTAQSLVKMVSTRCLPPRSPIPVSAIPLSFPENQREEIKAPRTKKKTYQKNIELNKSLYIQKLNCLSPSFTAKDKCSPIDQK
- the FAM217A gene encoding protein FAM217A isoform X2, producing MARLTQRAVVSPEHLPLPLGHGGCDKISWLPEEKVFSNVQREKIISKFLKESVLKRVFRSKQMRWDSSDHQKEGPGYSFPGTRKILRKQRSKIGRRSGESGGSSPGAPGTPPQNLSHWNLDSEVPAPENKNLPPGKDSAAGGKINKNHLEIPIDQLMLELNSSEHAHKRTQNSKQGMFQLWSYPLNEGSTMENRDFKKSAVETGFNVTNNPMRLFTLNHSLTSASFDKQVDPYPGLQMPSGLCWPYADGDFFKDRNEPYINLCSTAENNSGESLCAPNWNLKYGNSSVEENLTDESDLSENEKANDSLLSYFKKMDLNLKPETIENVEESFTEEPSEVFPYPDFLPSPFNTLDLHKLALSKSETWKATVEPPESSVEHLITRLLEMERLQHLTIQKERPRLQTTFCAPAATERPFSSKAIPKMRQPKLSDSLSLQTTCVNKSREKRKSTCGSCKLEQNASKWNGSNAGKCKWTSKPPSLKSSSTTKQLVATCDDIRNLKSSILNPCQELSTKATTSQTAQSLVKMVSTRCLPPRSPIPVSAIPLSFPENQREEIKAPRTKKKTYQKNIELNKSLYIQKLNCLSPSFTAKDKCSPIDQK
- the FAM217A gene encoding protein FAM217A isoform X4 — translated: MARLTQRAVVSPEHLPLPLGHGGCDKISWLPEEKVFSNVQREKIISKFLKESVLKRVFRSKQMRWDSSDHQKEGPGYSFPGTRKTCLTGIWIRKYLLLKIKISHLERIVQQVNHLEIPIDQLMLELNSSEHAHKRTQNSKQGMFQLWSYPLNEGSTMENRDFKKSAVETGFNVTNNPMRLFTLNHSLTSASFDKQVDPYPGLQMPSGLCWPYADGDFFKDRNEPYINLCSTAENNSGESLCAPNWNLKYGNSSVEENLTDESDLSENEKANDSLLSYFKKMDLNLKPETIENVEESFTEEPSEVFPYPDFLPSPFNTLDLHKLALSKSETWKATVEPPESSVEHLITRLLEMERLQHLTIQKERPRLQTTFCAPAATERPFSSKAIPKMRQPKLSDSLSLQTTCVNKSREKRKSTCGSCKLEQNASKWNGSNAGKCKWTSKPPSLKSSSTTKQLVATCDDIRNLKSSILNPCQELSTKATTSQTAQSLVKMVSTRCLPPRSPIPVSAIPLSFPENQREEIKAPRTKKKTYQKNIELNKSLYIQKLNCLSPSFTAKDKCSPIDQK
- the FAM217A gene encoding protein FAM217A isoform X5, with amino-acid sequence MQRLANLSHWNLDSEVPAPENKNLPPGKDSAAGGKINKNHLEIPIDQLMLELNSSEHAHKRTQNSKQGMFQLWSYPLNEGSTMENRDFKKSAVETGFNVTNNPMRLFTLNHSLTSASFDKQVDPYPGLQMPSGLCWPYADGDFFKDRNEPYINLCSTAENNSGESLCAPNWNLKYGNSSVEENLTDESDLSENEKANDSLLSYFKKMDLNLKPETIENVEESFTEEPSEVFPYPDFLPSPFNTLDLHKLALSKSETWKATVEPPESSVEHLITRLLEMERLQHLTIQKERPRLQTTFCAPAATERPFSSKAIPKMRQPKLSDSLSLQTTCVNKSREKRKSTCGSCKLEQNASKWNGSNAGKCKWTSKPPSLKSSSTTKQLVATCDDIRNLKSSILNPCQELSTKATTSQTAQSLVKMVSTRCLPPRSPIPVSAIPLSFPENQREEIKAPRTKKKTYQKNIELNKSLYIQKLNCLSPSFTAKDKCSPIDQK